DNA from Hwangdonia lutea:
GATGGTACAACAAGTACAATCCCGTCGTTCCACAATAGTGTTAGTGAATATACGGCTTCAAATTTTAATTATACGTTCGAAACATTTGCCAGTTATAATTTTAGCTTAAACGATGTCCATAATTTTGATGTGGTTTTAGGTTTGGCTCGAAGTAAATCTACAGGACATGGTTTTGGTGCCAGCAGACAAGATGTAAGAGATAACTCTTGGGCTTGGGCGGATATTAGTGCTGCTACGGGTGTAAATACCAAATTAAACACCAATGCCTATACAGGGTATAGCTACCAAAACTTAGAGCGTAGAAACATGTCTTTCTTTAGCAGGGTTAATTACGATTATAAAGACACGTATTTAGCATCGTTTTCTGCAAGACGAGATGGCTCTATAGCTTTTGGTGATGATAATAAGTTTGCCAATTTCTTTGCAGGCTCTTTAGGATGGGTTGTAACCAACGAAGATTTCTTCAATTCAGAGTCTATTAATTTCTTAAAGATTAGAGGAAGTTATGGTACAGTTGGTAACGAAAACGTAAATCCGCAATATGTGGGTATTTCGGTTGGCGGACCAAGTTATAACTCTACCGCAAATAGTAATGGATATACCTTTGGAACCGAGTTTGTTCCTGGTGCTACGGTAAATTCATTTAGCAACCCAACATTAAGTTGGGAGGAGCAAACACAATATAATGTAGGGTTTGATGCTACCTTATTTGATAACCTATCTATAACTGCCGATTATTTTAACAAGTCTGTTGAAGGATTGTTATTTACAGATGCCCCGCCACTTTATGCGGGTACTTCAGAACCTGTTACATCAAACATTGGAAGTACGGAAAGTAAGGGTTTAGATTTAACTTTAGGGTATAGGACAAACGGAGACGATTTTAAATTCAATACCTCATTCACGTTCACAACGTCTAAAAACTTGGTAACCGCAACAAATACCGATGGTACTGCATTTGTACCGGGTGGTGGTTATTTTAATGGTCAAGCCCATAATGCAACACGCTTCCAAAAAGGCTTTACACCGGGGTATTTCTATGGTTTTGAAACCAATGGGTTATTCCAAAATCAAGCTGAAATTGATGCGCATGCCACACAAACCGGTGCACAGCCAGGAGATATTCGCTTTGTAGATATCAATAACGACGGCATCATAAATGATGATGATAAAACAAAAATTGGAGATCCGTTTCCTGATTTCACTTTAGGTTGGAATTTAGGATTTGAGTACAAAGACTTCGATTTAAGCATGTTTACTTACGCTTCTGTTGGAAACGATATATTTAGAGCCTACGAGCGTAATGCCATATACACGAATAAAGACAGAAGTATTTTAAACCGATGGACAGGAGAAGGCACGACAAACGACGCTAAAAATCCACGATATACTTTTGCCGATTCCAATAGTAATATCAGGCCATCAGACCGATATATTGAAGACGGTAGTTTTATTAAAATTAAGAGTTTAATTTTAGGATACACACTACCAGAGAACTCCAATAATGTATTTAGTAAAGTGCGTATTTATGCGCAAGCTAAAAACTTATTAACACTTACGGAATATACAGGCTACGACCCTGAGATATCCGGTGGTATTTTAGATACAGGTATAGACAGAGGTGCTTATCCGCAGGCAAGAACATTTCTAATTGGTTTAGACCTTAAATTTTAACATCCAAAAATAAATTAGTATGAAAAATATAAAAAACAGTATAGTATTAACCATGATACTTTCAATCTTTGTTGGTTGTTCAGATGTTGTTGAATTCGACCCGCACGATGAGTATCAAGTTACCGAGGCTGATTATCTGCAAACAGAATCAGACTACCGGACTATGGCAGTGAGCTGTTATACACCAACACAATGGTTAAATCAAATGGTGGTTATTGGCGATATTGCATCAGATAATGCCGTTGCAGGTGGCGAAAACGCTTCTGATGTATTATCGTTGCAAAATATTGATGATTACGATTATCAGCTTTTAGCAAACAATTCAACACTTCAAGATTTATGGCTATCGGCTTACGAAGGAATCAATAGAACCAATTATTTAATAAGTTACAAAGATGTTAATCTATTGGGTAACACCGTAAATTTTGAAGGTAAGGAAGCACTTTTTGGCGAAGTTCGTTTTTTAAGAGCTTATTATTATTTCAATTTGGTTAGAATGTTTGGTGATGTGGTGTTGTTTACCGATCGTAAATTAGGCATCACAGATTTTGGAACATTACAAAGATCGCCTAAAGCAGAGGTATACGCACAAATAGAAACCGATTTAACAAATGCTATTAGTGTTTTGCCAACATCGGCTTCGCAGCAAGGGCGTATAACAAAATATGCCGCTCAAGCTTTATTGGGTAAAGTGTATTTGTATCAGGAAAAATTTGACTTAGCGGCACCTATGCTCGAAAATGTGGTAAATGGTCCATTTAGCTTAGTGCCTAATTTTGATGATATCTTTTTATTTGAAGGTGAAAATGGCCCAGAATCAATTTACGAAGTACAATACTCAAACGGTTCACCGTATTATAACTGGGGTGGGCAAACAAGAGGTCAAGGTAATTATGCTGTACAGCAATGTGGTGTAAGAGGTTTAAGTGGTTCTGCAGATATGCCATACAATGCCGGTTGGAGTACAAATTTACCAACACAGGATTTAGCAGCTGCTTATGAAGATGGCGACCAAAGAAAAGACGCTACTGTTTTTGATGTTGCTGCTTATGCCGCAGATAACCCAAGTCTTAATGTTACTTTTCAAGTGGCACCTTTTAAAAATACCGATTTGTATAATAAAAAGTATTTACCAAGAAAAGGACAAACTAGCGGACAAATAGAATTGAATTACGAAAACAATCAACGTATTATCCGTTTTGCAGACGTGTTATTAATGGCAGCAGAAGCTAATTTAAGAGCGTCAAATGGTAGTGCTGCTAAAGCACAAACCTATTTGGATATGGTAAGAGATAGAGCTTTTGGCGATACAAACCATAGAGTTACTGCAACCGTGCAAGCTATATGGGATGAAAGACGATTGGAGTTGGCTATGGAAGGCGATCGTTTTTTCGATTTAGTGAGAACAGGTCAAGCAGCTACAGTTTTAGGAAGCGGTTATAGCACAGCTACAAAAGGATTGTTCCCTATACCTCAAAGAGAAATTGATCTTTCAGGATTAACACAAAATGACGGCTATTAATAACTAAAAAAACAAATTTATGAAAACATTAAAATATATTTTTAGCACGATTTTAATTATAACTTTGGTATGGAGTTGTGAGGAAAACGTGTTTGGTGATACAGATTTCCTTGAAAGCACTAAGGCGCCCACAAATCTTTCGGCTGCAGTTAGTGTTTCACAGGACAATTCCGGGGCAGTAACCATTACACCATTAGGTGAAGGGGTTGCAAGTTATAGTATTGACTTAGGCGATGGCTCTGACATAGAAGAAGGAATTACCCCAGGCAATAGTGTTGAGCATGTTTATGAAGAAGGAACGTATGATGCAACCATCACAGCAGCTAGCGTAAACGGATTAACAACATCCATCACTCAGCCTATAGTGGTGTCGTTTAAAGCACCGGAAAATCTGGTTGTAACCATCGAGAACGATGCCGCAATCTCTAAGCAGGTTAACGTATCGGCAACAGCAGATTTTGCGCTATCTTTTGAAGCGTATTTTGGAGAACCGGGAAATGATGAACCTGTTCCTTTTAATATTGACGAAACGATATCATATCAATATGCAGAAGCTGGAACATACACCATTAGAGTGGTAGCTATGAGTGCAGCCATTGCAACTACCGAGTATACGGTAGATTTTGATGTAACCGCGATTTTACAACCATTGGAAGCTGCTCCTGCGCCTATTAGAGCACAGGCGGATGTGATTTCAATCTATAGTGATTCTTATACAAATCCAGACCCCATTGATTACAATCCAAATTGGGGGCAATCAACAACCTATACTCAAATACAGGTTGATGGAAATAACATGATTCAATATGGCGATATTACTTATCAAGGTATCGATTTTTCTAGTGTGGCTGTTGATGCTTCGGCTATGGAGTATATTCACGTTGATGTATGGACGGCACAAGCAGATTTTAATGCAAAAATATCTCCTATTAGTGCAGGACCAAATGAAACCGCTTACGATTTAGAGTTAACTCAAGATCAATGGACGTCTTTTGATATTCCTTTATCTGCCTTTACAGATCAAAATCCATTGGTAGACTTTTCAAATATTATTCAATTTAAGTTTGAAGGAGCACCATCAGAAGGCGGTACTATTTTTATAGACAACCTTTACTTTTATAAAGTACCAACAGCCGTAGATACAGGTATTGTAGGAACATGGAAATTGTCTCCTACAGCTGGTGCACTAGGTGTAGGCCCATCAGTTGGAGATATCAGTTGGTGGAATTGCGATGACACCTGCGTTTCAGACAGAGCTTGTTATTATGATGATGCTTATGTGTTTAATCAAGACGGCTCTTTCCAAAATGTTTTAGGTACAGATACTTGGGTTGAACCTTGGCAAGGTGGTAGTGATGCTTGTGGAGCACCTGTGGCACCTCACGATGGCTCAAACGCTGCAACTTACGTTTATGATGAAAATGCAGGAACGGTAACTTTAAACGGAGTAGGTGCTTTTATAGGCTTACCAAAAGCAACCAATACAGGCGAACTTACTAGTCCTGGCGATGCACCAGCATCAGTTACTTACAACGTTACTTTTGTCGACCCAAATACATTATCGGTATATATTGAAACCGGTGCAGGTGTATTCTGGCAGTATACTTTAGTAAGAGATGGGGTGGTTAGTTCACCATTAACAGGAACATGGCAAATGGCACAAGAGGCAGGGTCATTAGGTGTAGGACCAGCTTTAGGGGATATCTCATGGTGGAACTGCGACGATGCTTGTGTTTCAGGAAGAGCATGTTACTACGATGATGCTTATGTGTTTGGAGCCGACGGTTCTTTTCAAAATGTATTGGGAACCGATACGTGGGTAGAACCATGGCAAGGTGGTAGTGATGCCTGTGGAGCGCCTGTAGCACCACACGATGGCTCAAATCCGGCAACATTCACCTACGATTCCGGCATATTAACATTAAATGGCGTAGGTGCTTATATTGGCTTGCCCAAAGCAACAAATACAGGCGAACTTTCTAGCCCTGGCGATGCACCAGCATCAGTTGCTTATAATGTGTCTTTTATAGATAATAATACTATAAGTGTGTCTATTGAAGCTGGAGCAGGTGTATTTTGGCAATATAAGTTAGTAAGAATCTAAAAAAATTAAATTATGAAAAACATAAAATATTATATCGGAATGTTTCTGGCACTAGCTTTTGTATTTACTAGTTGTCAAGATGATGATATCTCAATGGGCGAATTAATTGCCCCGTCTAATGTAACCATTTCTGCAGAAGTTATTGGAGTAGATGCAAGTAACCCAAATGGGGATGGCTCTGGATTTGTAGATTTTTCTGCAACGGCAGACAATGAAATAAGTTACCATTATGATTTTGGTGATGGTAAATCCGAAATATCTTCTACAGGAAAAATAACCCATAGATATACAACCACGGGAGTGAATACGTATACGGTTGTTGTTAGTGCCATTGGCGCAGGAGGAGTTAAATCGAGTACTTCTTTGGAAGTTGAGGTGTTTAGTTCATTCTCCGACCTTGAAGCTGTTGATATGATGGCTGGAAAAGTAATTGGAGGCACTAAAACATGGTATTGGGCTTCTAATTTACCCACTCATGTTGGTTTAGGTCCTGTTGAAGATGACTATGGAGGAGGTGAGTTTGCTTGGGAAGCGTGGTGGAATTCCATTGGACCTTGGGACGAAGAAAAATCATGTATGTACACAAACGAATTTGTATTTACACGATTAGAAGAAGGCTTAACATTCGAGCAAACCGTTGGTCCTGCATTTATACCAGGAACTTATGCTGGTGATTTAGGTGTTGCTGGCGATACCTGCCATGATGAAACCGTAGCGACAACCATGTTTGGTGTTAAAAATGTATCCTTTGCACCGTCTTCATCAAAAGCGGCCCTTGAAGGATCGTATAACGAAGCGCCTTACAGAGGGACTAGTTTTGAAATTGCCGATGGCGGATTTATGGGATGGTTTGTTGGAGCACATACTTATGATATTATTTCAATTACCGATGATTTTTTAATTGTTAGAATTATTCAAACCGGTAACGGATTTGCATGGTATCATAAATTCACCTCTGTAAAACCAGAAGAAGGCGCGGTAGAGGAATTTGAATCTCAGTACAACACACTGGTTTGGTCTGATGAGTTTGATACAGACGGTACTCCCGATCCGGCAAACTGGACCTACGATACCGGCGCTGGTGGCTGGGGGAACCAAGAAGTACAAACATACACTACCAATGCAGAAAATGTAACGGTTAGCGGTGGTTCTCTTATTATAACAGCAAAAGCCGATGGAAGCGGAGGTTATACCTCAGCAAGAGTAAAATCTCAAGGTTTACAAGCGTTTACTTACGGAAGAGTTGAGTTTAGAGCCAAATTACCAAGCTCTCAAGGAACTTGGCCTGCATTGTGGATGTTGGGCGAAAGCTTTTCTACCGTTGGTTGGCCAAGGTGTGGAGAGATTGATGTGATGGAGCAAACAGGTTGGGACAAAGGAACAACTTTAGGCACATTGCACTGGTTCGATACAGGAACAAACGGCAACGCGTCTTATGGCGAAACAACATCGATAGGCGATGCGTCTTCAGAGTTTCATTTATATTCTTTAGAATGGACCGAAGACAAGTTAACCGTGATGCTTGATAATGTTGCCTTTTTCCAAATGGATAACAACGCTGGTTTACCGTTTAACGACGATTTCTTTTTTATCATGAACATTGCCATGGGTGGCACCTTAGGTGGTGATATCGACCCAGCATTTACTCAAGATACCATGGAAATTGATTATGTGAGAGTTTATCAATAATTAATTTGAGGGTTTTTTAAAAGGTCGGTTTTCCAACATCCGGCCTTTTTACTCCATCCCTTATTCAAATAGCGCTTTGGTCACTTAGTCGCATGCAATACAAACGATTATAATTAATGAACAATACAGTTTTAACAGAAGATAAAAACGTTTCAAACCACAGCCAAAAAGTAAAGAACGGATTGGTGGATTTTGAAGGCGAAACGTATTATAAGATTTCCAATAGTGATGCTATGCGACCATTTTTTATGAGTATCGTTAGCGATTCAAACCATTGGATGTTTATATCTAGCAATGGTGGTTTATCGGCCGGAAGAAAAAATTCTGAATCTTCATTATTTCCTTATTATACCGATGATAAAATCACCGAACTTGCCGATGTTACGGGTAGCAAAACCATCTTTCAAATTCATTTAAAAGGAAAAACCTATGTGTGGGAGCCTTTTTCGGAAAGGCAAACGGGACTTTATCAAATTACCAGAAATATATATAAAAACAAATACGGCAATAAGGTTGTTTTCGAGGAAGTTAACAAAGATTTAAGGCTAACGTTTAGGTATCAATGGAGCTCAAGTAACCAATTTGGTTTTGTAAAAAAATCGACCCTTCAAAATAACTCCGATAAAATTATAAACATCACGTGTTTAGACGGTTTGCAAAATATTTTACCCGCTGGAGTAACTTCCGATATGCAAAACGCATACAGCAATTTGGTTGATGCTTACAAAAAGAATGAGTTATTGCCAGAAGTTGGTTTAGGAATATTTTCGTTAAGTGCCATTATTGTTGACAAGGCAGAACCAAGTGAAGCTTTAAAGGCGAACACGGTATGGTCTGTTGGGGTTGAAAATCCAACATATTTAATATCATCATTGCAACTTAATGATTTTAGAAAAGGACATGCGGTACGGCAAGAAGAAGACATTCGAGCCGAAAAAGGCGCGTATTTTACGGTTTCAAATATAGATTTACAAGCCAATTCAGATGAAAATTGGAGATTTATTGCCAATGTAAATCAAACTATTTCAGGAATTACTCAAATTTCCGAACTCATAAAAAATGAAAACAATATTGTTGGTTTGATTGAAAATGATGTTGATTTGGGTACAGAAAACCTAGTAAAATTAACCACCGCTGCTGATGGTTTGCAAGTAACCGAAGACCCTTTAACAAACACAAGGCACTTTGCAAATACGCTTTTTAACATCATGCGTGGCGGTATTTTTGATGACGATTACAATATTGAAAAACAAGATTTTGTAAAGTACCTCTCAAAAGCCAATAAAAAAGTTTATAACAAAGAACAAAAAACCTTAGACGCTTTACCGGAATTTTTTCAGTTAAAAGATATTAAAGCTTTCGCTGAACAAAGCACGGATAAAGATTTTAAACGCTTGTGTTTCGAATATTTACCATTAAAATTTAGCCGAAGACACGGCGACCCAAGCAGGCCTTGGAACAAGTTTTCAATAAATACAAAGAGTGAAATTGATGGCTCTAAAATTTTAGATTACGAAGGCAATTGGCGCGATATTTTCCAGAATTGGGAAGCGCTTGCACATGCCTATCCAGAATTTATTGAGGGCATGATTCACAAATTTTTAAACGCCACAACTTTTGAAGGTTACAACCCGTACCGCGTAACAAAAGGCGGATTTGATTGGGAAGTTATCGAGGAAGACGATCCGTGGTCGTATATAGGCTATTGGGGCGATCATCAAATTATATACCTTCTAAAGTTTTTGGAGTTTATTGAAAAGCATTACCCAAATAGATTGGAAAAATTATTCAACCAAAATATTTTTGTGTATGCCAATGTGCCCTATAAAATTAAGAGTTACCAAAACACATTATTAAATCCAAAAGACACCATTGATTTCGATTACAAACTGAATGCAAAAATCAATGAAAGAAGAGCAGAAATAGGAGCAGACGGTGCCTTGCTTTTAGATAAAAATGCATCCATTTACAGGGTCAATTTAATTGAAAAATTATTGGCGACCGTATTGGCAAAACTGTCTAATTTTATACCCGAAGGCGGTATTTGGTTAAACACCCAACGCCCCGAATGGAACGACGCCAACAACGCTTTGGTGGGCAACGGTGTTTCTATGGTTACTTTGTATTACTTAAACCGTTTTTTAAATTTCTTTGAAACGGTGGTATCGAACTTGGAAACCGAACAGGTAGAAATATCTTCAGAATTAAGGGTGTTTTTTAATCAAGTGGTTGCCACATTCCAAAATAATAAAAATATACTTTCTGGGCCTATTTCAAATAAAGACAGAAAAACAGTTTTAGATGGTTTAGGAAACGCAGGCAGTACATACAGAAACACAATTTATGAAAACGCTTTTTCAAGCGATAAATCTTCAATAAACAAAACAGAGCTTTTAGAGTTTATTGATGTTACAAAATCGTATTTACAGCACACCATTGCAGCAAACAAACGCGCAGATAATTTATATCATGCCTATAATTTAATGACGGTTGAAAATAACGAAGAAGTTTCCATTTCATATTTATCCGAGATGCTTGAAGGTCAAGTTGCCGTTTTAAGTTCGGGTTATTTGGCGCCAAAAGAAGCCTTGGATTTATTGGACGGATTAAAATCTAGCGCCCTCTTTAGAGCAGACCAATACAGCTATATTTTATACCCGAATAAAGATTTGCCGAGGTTTGATAAAAAGAATAATATTCCTTCTGAAAATGTGGAGAAATCACAATTATTAAAGCAATTGGTTGATGATGGAAACACGCAGATTATCGAAAAAGATATTTTAGGAAACTTCCATTTTAACGGAAACTTTAATAACGCCAATAGTTTAAAAGAAGCGTTGGATGAGTTATCGGATGAAAAATATAAATCGCTAATTGAAAAAGACCAAGCACTCATTTTAGATGTTTTTGAAGATGTTTTTAATCATAAAGCTTTTACAGGGCGCTCGGGAACATTTTTTGGTTACGAAGGATTGGGGTCTATTTATTGGCACATGGTTTCCAAATTGTTATTGGCAGTTCAAGAAAATGTATTGTTAGCTATAAATACCAATGAAAGCGACGAAATAATAGGGCGACTTTTGGACCATTATTACGAAATTCAAGCCGGTATAGGGGTGCATAAATCACCAGAATTATATGGCGCATTTCCAACCGATCCGTATTCGCATACGCCAGCAACTAAAGGCGCACAGCAACCAGGAATGACAGGACAGGTTAAAGAAGATGTGTTGAGCAGATTTGGAGAATTAGGCGTTTTTGTTGAAGACGGAAAACTGTTTTTTAATCCACGATTATTACGGAAATACGAGTTTTTAAAATCATCAAAAACGGTGCAATACACCAGTGTAAATAAAGAAGAGAAGACCATTCATTTGGAGGCCGACGCATTGTGTTTCACCTATTGTCAAATTCCAATAATTTATAAAATTTCAGATAACGAAACCATCAAAGTTGTGTTTAACAATAACACGATTCAAGAGTTTCAAAAATTAAGTTTAGATAAAAACATCTCAAAAATGATTTTTGAAAGAACGGGTGATATTAACCGCATTGAAGTTTCAATTATAAAGTAGAATTTAAAATGACAACAACGCTAAGAAATACATTGATTTTGTCCATTTTAATTGTAATGGCTGGCTGTGGAAATAAGCAAAAAAAAGAAGAAAACAACGTGGCAACAGAAAAACAGATAACAGCAAAAGATATTTTAGGGAATCCTGATTATTTGGCTATTTCTTATGGAGGTTACAGGCAAACGTCGCGGGATATTCAGCCCACGATTGAAGAGCTTAAAGACGATATGAAGATTCTTGCCGCTATGGGTGTAAAAATATTGCGCACCTATAACGTGCAGTTGCAGCAGGCTCCAAACTTGCTAAAAGCTATTAGGCAACTGAAAAACGAAGATTCAAGCTTTGAAATGTATGTTATGCTTGGCGCGTGGATAGATTGTAAAAACGCCTGGACAGACCAAGCCCCAGACCATAATGTGGAAAGCGAGCAAAATGCAGGCGAGATAGATAGGGCGGTAGCATTGGCAAAAGCCTATCCGGATATTGTAAAGGTTATTGCCGTGGGCAACGAAGCCATGGTGCATTGGGCAACCAGTTATTACGTGCAGCCAAGCGTCATTTTAAAATGGGTGAATCATTTACAGGATTTAAAGCAAAAAGGAGAACTTCCTAAAGATTTATGGATTACAAGTTCAGATGATTTTGCCTCTTGGGGCGGTGGCGATACGATTTACCATACACCAGATTTAGAAAAGCTGATTAAGGCCGTAGATTATATTTCTATGCATACCTATCCGTATCATAATTCACACTATAATCCAGAGTTTTGGAAAGTGCCGGAAAATGAGCAAAATTTAACGGATTTAAAAAAGACAGATGCAGCGATGTTGCGGGCTTTTGAGTTTGCAAAAAAGCAATACAATGATGTTTACAAATACGTGAAAAGCATTGATGCATCAAAACCAATTCATATTGGCGAAACAGGATGGGCAACGGTTTCAAATGGGCATTACGGTAAAGATGGGTCTCGTGCTACAGATGAATACAAATCAGGACGCTATTATGAGTTAATGAGGACTTGGACAAACAAAGAAAATATCTCTTGTTTTTACTTTGAAGCTTTTGATGAACCGTGGAAAGATGCCAGAAACCCGTTAGGTTCAGAAAATCATTTCGGACTTTTCAAGGTCGATGGTCAAGCTAAATACGCGCTTTGGGATTTGGTTGATAAGGGTGTTTTTGAAGGTTTAACCAGAAATGGAAACCCTATAACAAAAACCTATGATGGCGATAAAGATGCTTTAATGAAAGACGTTTTGGTGCCGCCAATAAAAGAATAAAGATGAAAAACTATATCGTACTATTTGTAATGCTTTTTGCTTTTGCATCGTGTAAAAACGAAGCGCAAAACCCTGTGGTTTCGGTGAGCGAGCGTCAAATTCTTGTAAACGGTTCACCCTATCTTATAAAAGGAATTTGCTATCATCCTGTTCCAAAAGGAGGCGATAAAAGGGATTTTAGCACCTTAGCCCAAGATTTAGACTTAATGGTCGAGGCGGGCATTAATACCATTCGCATTTATGCGCCTATTGACGATAAAGCCGTTTTAGATGACATTCATGCTGCCGGAATTAAAATAATTTTGGGTTTTGGGTACAACCAAAAAGGAAAGTTCGATATACTTTCAGGAACTTATATCGATTATGTAAATAAGTATAAAAATCACCCGTCCATTTTAATGTGGGAATTGGGTAACGAATACAATTACCATCCGGAGTGGTTCAGAGGCGATATTAAAAATTGGTATATAGCCATGAATGATGCCGCAGACCGTATCCATAAAAACGACAGCAAACATCCCGTAACAACGGCTCACGGCGAGCTGCCCGATGCATTGGCATTGTCAATGAGTCCAAATATCGATGTTTGGGGCATGAATGTGTACCGATGGGACGATCCGTCAACCATTTTTTCGCAGTGGGAAGCTGTTAGCGATAAACCCATGTATTTATCCGAAGCTGGAAGCGATAGCTATATGACGATTTCTAAGGCAGGATTCGAGAAAGGCATTAATGAAAAAGCACAGGCAGCGGCCAACAAAAACATTTTAGATAAAATTTTTGAAAACCAAGACGTTTGCTCGGGTGTTACCATGTTTTCGTTTACCGATGGCTGGTGGAAAGCAGGAAATCCCGATAAGCAAGACATTGGTGGTTGGGCGCCCAACAGTAGCGGCGTACCTTATGATGGAGCACCAAACGAAGAGTTTTGGGGTATTGTGGATATCGAAAGAAACAAAAAAGAAACATTTAGTGTTGTAAAAAATAAATATAATCAGTTAAAAAACTAAGGAAATGAAGCAGTGTAATTATTTAACAATTTTTATAATGGCAATCGTATTATCGAGTTGTAATGTGAAAGATAAGACGTTGGATTTTGAGGTTTACGAAACATCAGAAAGTGGTAATAAGCTAACCAAAATTACCGAATTTAAAACATTGGATAGCGTAGTTAAAATAACTTTAAATCCCGAAAAAACGCTTCAAACCATTACGGGCTTTGGCGGTTCTTTTACGGAGTCTTCAGCTTATTTGCTGAACAAGTTGAGCCAAAAAAACCGCGATACCATTCTGCAAGCTTATTTTGGTGAAGAAGGCGCACGCTATTCATTAACAAGAACCCACATTAGTTCCTGTGATTTTTCATTGAATAATTACACCTACGCACCAGTTGAAGGTGACATGGAATTGGAAAATTTCTCAATTGAAGAAGATCGTGACGATTTAATTCCAATGATAAAAGATGCAATGGCGATTTCAAAAGATGGTTTTAAAATTATAGCCTCACCTTGGACCGCACCACCATGGATGAAAGATAACAATGCCTACGTTGGCGGCAATTTATTGCCAAAATATTACGATACATTTGCCTTGTTTTTCTCAAAATATCTAGATGCTTACAAAGCTGAGGGCATTGATATTTGGGGTGTAACACCTGTTAACGAGCCTCACGGAAATGGCAATAATTGGGAAAGTATGCATTTTACGCCCGAGGAAGAAACGGACTTTGTTCAAAATCATTTGGGACCAAAGCTTGAAGCTGATGGTAAGGGAGCTGTTAATATTCTTGGTTACGATCAAAATAGAGCCGGTTTAAAAGAATGGGTCGATGCCATGTTCGCTACCGATGAGTCTTCAAAATATTTTGCCGGTACTGCCATTCATTGGTACGAGAGCACTTATGATTATTTCCCCGAAGCTTTACAATACGCGCACAACAAGGCACCAGATAAATACTTGATTGAAACCGAAGGCTGTATAGATTCACAAATACCTGTTTGGCAAGACGATGCTTGGTACTGGAAAAAAGAGGCCACAGATTGGGGCTACGATT
Protein-coding regions in this window:
- a CDS encoding glycosyl hydrolase family 17 protein; amino-acid sequence: MTTTLRNTLILSILIVMAGCGNKQKKEENNVATEKQITAKDILGNPDYLAISYGGYRQTSRDIQPTIEELKDDMKILAAMGVKILRTYNVQLQQAPNLLKAIRQLKNEDSSFEMYVMLGAWIDCKNAWTDQAPDHNVESEQNAGEIDRAVALAKAYPDIVKVIAVGNEAMVHWATSYYVQPSVILKWVNHLQDLKQKGELPKDLWITSSDDFASWGGGDTIYHTPDLEKLIKAVDYISMHTYPYHNSHYNPEFWKVPENEQNLTDLKKTDAAMLRAFEFAKKQYNDVYKYVKSIDASKPIHIGETGWATVSNGHYGKDGSRATDEYKSGRYYELMRTWTNKENISCFYFEAFDEPWKDARNPLGSENHFGLFKVDGQAKYALWDLVDKGVFEGLTRNGNPITKTYDGDKDALMKDVLVPPIKE
- a CDS encoding glycoside hydrolase family 2 TIM barrel-domain containing protein; amino-acid sequence: MKNYIVLFVMLFAFASCKNEAQNPVVSVSERQILVNGSPYLIKGICYHPVPKGGDKRDFSTLAQDLDLMVEAGINTIRIYAPIDDKAVLDDIHAAGIKIILGFGYNQKGKFDILSGTYIDYVNKYKNHPSILMWELGNEYNYHPEWFRGDIKNWYIAMNDAADRIHKNDSKHPVTTAHGELPDALALSMSPNIDVWGMNVYRWDDPSTIFSQWEAVSDKPMYLSEAGSDSYMTISKAGFEKGINEKAQAAANKNILDKIFENQDVCSGVTMFSFTDGWWKAGNPDKQDIGGWAPNSSGVPYDGAPNEEFWGIVDIERNKKETFSVVKNKYNQLKN
- a CDS encoding glycoside hydrolase family 30 protein, yielding MAIVLSSCNVKDKTLDFEVYETSESGNKLTKITEFKTLDSVVKITLNPEKTLQTITGFGGSFTESSAYLLNKLSQKNRDTILQAYFGEEGARYSLTRTHISSCDFSLNNYTYAPVEGDMELENFSIEEDRDDLIPMIKDAMAISKDGFKIIASPWTAPPWMKDNNAYVGGNLLPKYYDTFALFFSKYLDAYKAEGIDIWGVTPVNEPHGNGNNWESMHFTPEEETDFVQNHLGPKLEADGKGAVNILGYDQNRAGLKEWVDAMFATDESSKYFAGTAIHWYESTYDYFPEALQYAHNKAPDKYLIETEGCIDSQIPVWQDDAWYWKKEATDWGYDWREPEKKYLHPKYAPVNRYARDIIGCLNNWVDGWIDWNMVLDRQGGPNWFENWCVAPVIVDPEKDEVYFTPLYYTMAHFSKYIRPEAKVISHDNSDESLMVTAVKNPDESIVLVLFNEGDTAKSFHINLNEQSIDFSINEKAIQTIVIPSQQ